One Agelaius phoeniceus isolate bAgePho1 chromosome 6, bAgePho1.hap1, whole genome shotgun sequence DNA window includes the following coding sequences:
- the ASPG gene encoding 60 kDa lysophospholipase isoform X2 — MEVAAGQPRSLLRALAGPRPQERPGCPPAPSAKAEARVLVINTGGTIGMVQDVKGLAPEANKLVSSLKTMPMLHDEAYARETKLNNCHGFPENTLVLPLSKQNKRIFYTILELSPLLDSSNMTPDDWAKIAKKLEEHYEKYDGFVILHGTDTMAYTASALSFMCENLGKTIVLTGSQVPIYELQNDGRDNLLGALLMAGQFVIPEVCLYFYNKLYRGNRVTKVDAGSFNAFSSPNLPPLANAEVDITINWETVWRANTKKKFRVHTNMNRNVGLLRIFPGITAAAVRAFLQPPIEGIVLETYGSGNAPDKREDLLEELRRAAERKVVILNCTQCLRGAVKTVYATGQTLADAGVIPGGDMTPEAALTKLSYTLSKGNLSWEEKRQMLSENLRGEMTVVPTGAKISLRDSKFIQVIAKSLSISSKEELEAVRDALIPPLACAAAKLGDIDALRAIAEMGGNLSCGDYDGRTPLHIAASEGHLPLVEYLLMSGATVYARDRYGSTPLMNAIKFRAPLFIVKLPYKTEPN; from the exons ATGGAGGTGGCGGCGGGACAGCCGCgctccctgctcagagccctggccGGGCCCCGGCCCCAGGAGCGCCCCGGCTGCCCCCCGGCCCCCTCCGCCAAGGCCGAGGCGAGGGTGCTGGTCATCAACACGGGCGGCACCATCGGCATGGTGCAGGACGTCAAGG GGCTTGCTCCTGAGGCCAATAAATTAGTAAGCAGTTTGAAAACGATGCCGATGCTGCACGACGAGGCGTACGCCCGGGAAACAAAGCTGAACAACTGCCACGGATTCCCAGAGAACACACTGGTGCTCCC TCTCTCCAAGCAAAACAAGAGAATTTTTTACACAATCCTTGAGCTCTCGCCACTGCTTGATTCTTCCAACATGACGCCAGATGACTGGGCCAAAATTGCAAAGAAACTTGAG GAGCACTATGAGAAGTACGATGGTTTTGTGATCCTGCACGGTACTGACACCATGGCGTACACAGCTTCAGCCCTGTCCTTCATGTGTGAGAACCTGGGCAAAACTATTGTTCTGACAGGATCTCAG GTGCCCATTTATGAGCTGCAGAATGACGGCCGTGACAACCTTCTGGGGGCACTGCTGATGGCTGGGCAGTTCGTGATTCCTGAG GTGTGCctgtatttttataataaacTGTACAGGGGAAATAGGGTGACTAAGGTGGATGCTGGGAGTTTCAATGCCTTTTCCTCACCTAACCTGCCTCCACTTGCAAATGCTGAGGTTGATATTACAA TTAACTGGGAAACGGTTTGGAGAGCCAATACCAAAAAGAAATTCCGAGTTCACACCAATATGAACAGGAATGTTGGACTTCTGAGGATCTTCCCAGGaatcacagctgctgct GTAAGAGCATTTCTTCAGCCTCCCATTGAGGGCATAGTACTCGAAACTTATGGCAGTGGCAATGCCCCAGACAAGAGAGAAGATCTGCTGGAAGAACTGAGGAGAGCAGCTGAGCGCAAAGTGGTGATTCTGAACTGCACGCAGTGCTTGCGTGGGGCTGTTAAAACAGTCTATGCTACAGGGCAG ACTCTCGCTGATGCTGGAGTAATTCCTGGAGGTGATATGACACCAGAGGCAGCCCTAACTAAACTGTCATACACGCTCAGCAAGGGAAACCTTAGCTGGGAGGAGAAGAGGCAG ATGCTGAGTGAGAATCTAAGAGGAGAAATGACTGTTGTGCCCACAGGAGCCAAGATCTCTTTGAGAGATAGCAAGTTTATTCAAGTGATTGCCAAATCTCTAAGTATCAGCAGCAAGGAG GAGTTAGAAGCCGTACGAGATGCATTAATCCCACCTTTGGCTTGTGCTGCAGCTAAACTGGGTGACATAGATGCACTAAGAGCCATAGCAGAAATG GGTGGAAACCTGAGCTGTGGAGACTACGACGGCCGAACTCCCCTCCACATTGCAGCCTCTGAAGGGCACCTGCCCTTAGTTGAGTATTTGTTGATGTCTGGTGCAACTGTTTATGCCAGAGACAGATATGGATCTACCCCACTGATGAACGCCATCAAGTTCAG GGCTCCACTCTTTATTGTGAAGCTTCCTTATAAAACAGAGCCAAACTGA